Proteins from one Paenibacillus amylolyticus genomic window:
- a CDS encoding response regulator translates to MPNTATLQREAAVNVYRSVEQGLKETGAETCGLMFIHCAGNAQPEQQVRTYLEQTRGTSFQVWKDAATQTIAVLLPGLSLDEVHYEGLRIKHELQETIPGADPQITLASFPEGERPSKATIQHMAESSKLVDSSEIHIYTLDHTADEPERILIVDNDPTVREFLQLRLKMQGYETYEAVDGLAALELIEKVTPDLVLTELNLYGIDGLPFIHHIQKLEMEQPPKIVVLTEQRVEQTISQCFRSGVDDYMTKPFSPVELDARIRRCLH, encoded by the coding sequence ATGCCAAATACGGCGACATTGCAGCGTGAGGCTGCCGTTAATGTGTACCGAAGTGTAGAACAGGGATTGAAGGAAACGGGTGCCGAAACATGCGGCTTAATGTTCATCCATTGTGCAGGAAATGCTCAGCCTGAGCAGCAGGTCAGGACATATCTGGAGCAGACGAGAGGGACATCGTTCCAGGTATGGAAGGATGCGGCGACCCAGACGATTGCCGTCCTGCTGCCAGGGTTGTCATTGGATGAAGTTCATTATGAAGGACTTCGGATCAAGCATGAGCTGCAAGAGACCATACCTGGTGCCGATCCACAGATTACACTGGCCAGTTTCCCGGAAGGGGAGCGCCCTTCGAAGGCAACCATTCAACATATGGCTGAATCCTCGAAGCTCGTAGATTCGTCGGAGATTCATATCTACACGCTGGACCATACGGCGGACGAGCCGGAACGCATTTTGATTGTGGACAACGATCCGACGGTACGTGAATTCCTGCAGTTGCGACTGAAGATGCAGGGATACGAAACCTATGAAGCTGTCGATGGACTGGCTGCACTGGAGTTGATCGAGAAGGTCACACCAGACTTGGTGCTCACGGAGCTGAATCTGTATGGCATCGACGGTCTGCCGTTCATCCATCATATTCAGAAGCTGGAGATGGAGCAGCCACCCAAAATTGTCGTGTTGACCGAGCAGCGTGTAGAGCAGACGATCAGCCAATGCTTCCGCAGCGGAGTGGATGATTATATGACCAAACCGTTCTCGCCTGTAGAACTGGATGCACGAATCAGACGCTGCCTGCATTAG
- a CDS encoding cell wall hydrolase translates to MMNKDKQMVQMNEKTHANSIDGSHNAVIDMVREHKNNDIYVMYRDENSHELSEINAVYDVYVVDESKPMKEMEGTNNMNNMTITKNMEYTGSENARIRAGNTNEGSDAWSIAHTMEPITVSRKVTHGKGRTAGKRAGRVSMLLGACALTLGLTVAAPSAGAQKLEQGVRSEHVLQLQEQLSDLGYFDAGLTGYYGKITKTAVRKFQQAQGLSADGVAGPATLNRLNKKAKAEGETLRQLAKLIHGEARGESFEGQVAVGAVVMNRVHSDLFPSSISKVIFQKGQFTAVDDGQFNTKPTATSYKAARKALNGVDPTNGALYYYNPKIATSVWSKSRPTLLTIGQHDFTR, encoded by the coding sequence ATGATGAACAAGGATAAGCAGATGGTACAGATGAATGAAAAGACTCACGCGAATAGCATAGATGGAAGCCACAATGCCGTGATTGACATGGTGCGTGAACATAAGAATAACGACATATATGTAATGTACCGCGATGAGAACAGTCATGAACTGAGTGAGATAAACGCAGTGTATGATGTGTATGTTGTGGATGAAAGTAAACCCATGAAAGAGATGGAGGGCACCAATAATATGAATAACATGACGATTACGAAAAATATGGAGTACACAGGGAGCGAGAATGCACGGATTAGAGCTGGTAATACGAATGAAGGATCTGATGCGTGGTCGATTGCTCACACCATGGAACCTATCACGGTCAGCCGGAAAGTCACTCATGGGAAGGGGAGAACGGCTGGCAAAAGAGCCGGGCGGGTCAGCATGCTTCTCGGTGCCTGCGCATTGACGCTGGGATTGACCGTGGCAGCGCCTTCTGCGGGAGCACAGAAGCTGGAACAAGGCGTTCGCAGTGAGCATGTGTTGCAATTGCAGGAACAATTGAGCGACCTGGGATACTTTGACGCCGGATTGACCGGGTATTACGGAAAAATCACCAAAACCGCTGTCCGCAAGTTCCAGCAAGCACAAGGACTCAGTGCAGACGGCGTTGCAGGTCCCGCGACGCTGAACAGATTGAACAAAAAGGCCAAAGCCGAAGGCGAGACATTGCGCCAGTTGGCGAAGCTGATCCATGGCGAGGCACGCGGAGAATCTTTTGAGGGACAAGTCGCTGTCGGAGCGGTTGTCATGAATCGTGTGCATTCGGATTTATTCCCGTCATCGATCTCGAAGGTCATTTTCCAGAAAGGGCAGTTCACGGCGGTTGACGATGGGCAGTTCAATACCAAGCCGACGGCAACCTCTTATAAGGCAGCACGCAAAGCATTAAATGGCGTTGATCCAACGAATGGAGCGCTGTATTATTACAATCCGAAGATTGCCACTTCGGTATGGAGCAAGAGCAGGCCGACGCTGCTGACCATTGGGCAGCATGATTTTACGAGATGA
- a CDS encoding carbohydrate ABC transporter permease, whose protein sequence is MFLKWFNRLILLVYALLILVPLYFVFVSSFKTSSNFFISPFSWPDPFTWDNITGMFRNQPMWQYFGNSLVVTLGTVAIELVLSSMIAYAIVRWGGSVGKIVFALFVAGLIVPSQVSMLPIYSLTRTLGWSDSLTGLIVVSAAMLMPVSVFMLTGFMRMLNSEILEAGSMDGANEWRLYTRIALPLAAPSLAATATFLLVMVWNDLLIPMLMLSSKSKLTLPLALMQFRGEYVTNYPMMLTGVLVTAIPMIVLFLLLQRYFVAGLTAGSLKG, encoded by the coding sequence ATGTTTTTAAAATGGTTCAATCGCCTGATCCTATTGGTGTACGCGCTACTGATCCTGGTGCCGCTATACTTTGTATTCGTATCTTCGTTCAAAACAAGCAGCAACTTCTTCATCAGTCCATTCAGCTGGCCGGACCCGTTTACGTGGGATAACATCACGGGCATGTTCCGCAACCAGCCGATGTGGCAATACTTCGGGAACAGTCTGGTCGTGACGCTCGGTACGGTCGCTATTGAATTAGTGCTGAGCAGCATGATTGCTTACGCCATTGTCCGCTGGGGCGGAAGTGTAGGTAAAATCGTGTTTGCTCTGTTCGTAGCTGGTCTGATCGTTCCTTCCCAGGTGAGTATGCTGCCGATCTATTCCCTTACACGTACCCTTGGATGGTCGGATAGTCTGACGGGATTGATCGTCGTATCCGCGGCAATGCTGATGCCTGTCTCTGTGTTCATGCTGACAGGTTTCATGCGTATGCTCAATTCGGAGATTCTGGAAGCGGGCAGTATGGATGGAGCAAATGAATGGAGACTCTATACGCGGATTGCACTGCCACTGGCTGCACCTTCGCTGGCGGCAACGGCTACGTTCCTGCTTGTCATGGTCTGGAATGATCTGCTTATTCCAATGTTAATGCTCAGCAGTAAGTCCAAGCTAACGTTACCGCTTGCGCTCATGCAGTTCCGTGGGGAATACGTGACGAACTATCCGATGATGCTTACAGGTGTGCTGGTAACCGCCATTCCGATGATCGTGTTGTTCCTTCTACTCCAGCGATACTTTGTCGCAGGTCTGACAGCGGGTTCACTCAAGGGGTGA
- a CDS encoding sugar ABC transporter permease: MKNRIQLSLFLLPGLLLYVALFVFPTLTGLFYSFTDWDGVSPSYAFVGLDNYKDSLSSIVFRKAFGNNVEFMLTVVIAQTFISLVLALLLVRNTKTRIVLRALYFLPAILSSVSVGLIWAFMYDPSIGLINYGLNEAGMSSMARNWIGDPKIAIYSIAAVQVWAHAGQMMIVFIAGLQGIPAELYEAARMDGGSKWQVFRTVTWPLLAPSATIVVAYTTIQSFKAFDLIFTMTDGGPNYATEILTTYIYHTAFGSYSFGLASAGSMIFLVLLALLTLLQFKALRADRVSY; this comes from the coding sequence ATGAAGAATCGTATTCAGCTATCCCTGTTTTTGTTACCCGGGTTGCTGCTGTACGTGGCACTGTTCGTATTTCCTACATTGACGGGGCTGTTCTACTCCTTTACGGATTGGGACGGGGTATCCCCGTCGTATGCATTTGTAGGGCTGGATAATTACAAGGACAGTCTCAGCAGCATCGTATTTCGCAAAGCCTTTGGCAATAATGTGGAGTTCATGTTAACGGTTGTAATTGCACAAACCTTTATTTCACTTGTTCTGGCATTGCTCCTGGTGCGTAATACCAAGACACGTATTGTGCTTCGGGCATTGTATTTCCTGCCTGCGATTCTGTCTTCCGTATCAGTCGGGCTGATCTGGGCGTTCATGTATGATCCATCCATTGGATTGATCAACTATGGATTGAATGAGGCGGGAATGAGCAGCATGGCCCGTAACTGGATTGGTGATCCGAAGATCGCCATCTATTCCATCGCTGCGGTCCAAGTCTGGGCCCATGCGGGCCAGATGATGATTGTATTCATCGCAGGTCTGCAAGGCATCCCGGCAGAACTGTATGAAGCGGCTCGCATGGACGGCGGCAGCAAATGGCAGGTATTCCGTACCGTGACCTGGCCACTGCTGGCGCCTTCGGCAACGATTGTTGTGGCCTATACGACGATTCAGTCGTTCAAGGCATTTGACCTCATTTTCACCATGACGGACGGAGGCCCGAATTACGCAACTGAAATTTTGACAACCTATATCTATCATACCGCCTTTGGCAGCTACTCATTTGGTCTGGCTTCTGCTGGTTCAATGATCTTCCTGGTGTTGCTCGCGCTCTTGACACTGTTGCAGTTCAAGGCACTACGTGCCGACCGGGTAAGCTATTGA
- a CDS encoding extracellular solute-binding protein, which produces MKKNKKLILPLVSMLVMSILLSACGGGDNASSGDNGSSGSGKVTISFMHWRGEDVEALNKSIDAFEKENPNIHVEMQTLPSDQYQSTVQSKISDGSVGDVFASFPGAQFEAFTKAGLFTDLSGSSFLSAYNPKLIEAGQHDGKQYAIPYQLVYNDPIYNVKLFEKYGLTPPTDWEGFLALCQKLKDNGIIPIAFAGADIGPGQFMNTMVMNNAPSDDIFTKVEAGEAKLTDEFWVKTLTQIKELNDKGYFQQDALGTKDPAAGALFIQEKAAMLASGSYQLAQNKQQNPNLEQKLLAPITVSADQAKYEGVHTTTFMLAVNSKSKHPEEAKKFIEFLSNPEVASEYANQTGQNVTVNDVKYDTPELQVAGEWASKKTVFQPRFTILNGDNQKAVTNSIQAVLSGTSPEEAAQQAQAIIDQHIGK; this is translated from the coding sequence ATGAAAAAAAATAAAAAATTAATCCTGCCGCTCGTCAGTATGCTGGTGATGTCCATCCTGTTGTCAGCTTGCGGCGGTGGGGATAACGCGTCCTCTGGAGATAACGGCTCTTCGGGTTCAGGCAAGGTTACGATCAGCTTCATGCACTGGCGTGGTGAAGATGTGGAAGCACTGAACAAGAGCATTGACGCATTTGAAAAAGAAAATCCGAACATCCACGTGGAGATGCAGACACTGCCCTCCGATCAATATCAGTCCACTGTACAATCCAAAATCAGTGACGGTTCGGTAGGAGATGTATTTGCTTCCTTCCCGGGTGCACAATTCGAAGCCTTCACCAAGGCGGGACTGTTCACGGACCTGAGCGGATCATCGTTCCTGTCGGCTTACAATCCGAAGCTGATTGAAGCAGGACAGCACGATGGCAAGCAATATGCAATCCCGTATCAACTCGTATATAACGATCCCATCTATAATGTAAAATTGTTTGAAAAATACGGCTTGACGCCACCAACCGATTGGGAAGGCTTCCTGGCCCTTTGCCAGAAGCTGAAAGACAATGGCATCATTCCGATTGCTTTTGCCGGAGCGGACATTGGCCCAGGGCAATTCATGAATACTATGGTGATGAACAATGCACCGAGTGACGACATTTTTACCAAAGTAGAAGCGGGCGAAGCCAAACTCACAGATGAGTTCTGGGTGAAAACATTGACACAAATCAAGGAACTGAACGATAAAGGTTACTTCCAGCAGGATGCATTGGGAACGAAGGACCCTGCGGCTGGCGCATTATTCATTCAAGAAAAAGCAGCAATGCTGGCAAGTGGATCATATCAATTGGCTCAGAACAAGCAGCAGAATCCAAATTTGGAGCAAAAACTGCTTGCGCCAATTACGGTAAGTGCAGATCAAGCGAAGTATGAAGGGGTGCATACGACCACATTCATGCTCGCAGTGAACAGCAAGTCGAAACATCCGGAAGAAGCGAAGAAGTTCATCGAATTCCTGAGTAATCCCGAAGTAGCGAGCGAATACGCCAACCAGACGGGACAGAATGTAACGGTGAATGATGTGAAGTACGATACGCCTGAGCTTCAGGTAGCCGGAGAATGGGCAAGCAAAAAGACCGTGTTCCAGCCACGGTTCACCATCCTGAACGGAGACAATCAAAAAGCAGTAACCAACTCCATTCAGGCCGTGCTGAGCGGAACTTCTCCAGAAGAAGCAGCACAGCAGGCACAAGCGATCATTGATCAGCATATCGGGAAATAA
- the yaaA gene encoding peroxide stress protein YaaA → MRMIISPAKKMKIDTDLMAIAQMPQFINESEQLLNLLQKLSYEELKTLWKCNDAIAEQNVERIQNMNIKANLTPAIYAYEGIQYQYMAPGVFQHEELAYLQQHLRILSGFYGMLRPLDGVTPYRLEMQGKLQGPGFKSLYQFWGSKLADQLQSESSCILNLASKEYSKNITPFLKEETRMITCVFGQMVDGKLVEKATRAKMARGEMVRYMAERKITDVEDIRSFDRLGFVYSEEKSDESTYVFIYSEGQ, encoded by the coding sequence ATGAGAATGATTATATCACCAGCTAAAAAGATGAAGATCGATACCGATCTTATGGCTATCGCGCAGATGCCGCAATTTATAAACGAGTCAGAGCAGCTATTGAATTTACTTCAAAAGTTATCCTATGAAGAGCTCAAAACGTTATGGAAGTGTAACGATGCAATTGCCGAACAGAACGTGGAGCGGATTCAGAATATGAATATAAAAGCAAATCTGACACCAGCCATCTATGCCTATGAGGGCATTCAGTATCAATACATGGCTCCCGGTGTTTTTCAACATGAGGAACTGGCGTATCTTCAACAGCATTTACGCATATTATCCGGTTTTTATGGCATGTTGCGGCCTTTGGATGGAGTTACCCCTTATCGGTTGGAGATGCAGGGCAAGCTGCAAGGTCCAGGTTTTAAATCGCTCTACCAATTCTGGGGCAGCAAGTTGGCGGATCAGCTTCAATCTGAAAGCAGTTGTATTCTAAATTTGGCTTCCAAAGAGTATAGCAAGAACATCACCCCTTTCCTGAAGGAGGAAACCCGGATGATCACTTGCGTGTTCGGACAAATGGTCGATGGGAAGCTTGTTGAAAAGGCAACCCGAGCCAAGATGGCCAGAGGTGAGATGGTACGATATATGGCAGAACGCAAGATCACAGATGTGGAAGATATCAGAAGTTTTGATCGGTTAGGTTTTGTTTACTCAGAAGAGAAATCGGATGAGAGCACTTATGTTTTTATATATTCAGAGGGACAGTAG
- a CDS encoding AraC family transcriptional regulator, whose translation MIESMKEDHHEFLDIIFFTPSEFEKAGGAWPIRIGRNIAKTNYHIGPRTTPYHYLLFVLEGEGTFIQDGQRHPLRARDAFCLFPHVTHEYWTDPEHTLQKIFIAFDGAYAAELLFRIGLTPDSPYRSGVLTPETASAMRSFMEDVRKPQDGASDLGRLTRFLSLFDRIARSPATKGLQPDSATPWLQKGKEYMDIHFAGGISVEGVSAHAGVDRTHFAKQFRKAYGLSPVQYIQQLKMNQAKRLLVQTQLSLTEVAHSVGYPDLFSFSKAFKKQVGLPPNRYRTAESTKE comes from the coding sequence ATGATCGAGAGCATGAAGGAGGACCACCATGAGTTTTTGGATATTATTTTCTTCACTCCATCTGAATTCGAGAAAGCTGGTGGCGCCTGGCCGATTCGCATTGGCCGTAATATAGCCAAGACCAACTATCATATTGGCCCGCGTACCACACCTTATCATTATTTACTGTTTGTGCTGGAGGGGGAAGGTACATTCATACAGGATGGACAGCGTCATCCTCTTCGTGCCAGGGATGCATTTTGTCTGTTTCCCCATGTTACGCATGAGTACTGGACTGACCCGGAGCATACATTGCAGAAAATATTTATTGCATTTGACGGCGCATACGCAGCCGAACTGTTGTTTCGAATCGGACTTACACCCGACTCACCGTACCGTTCAGGTGTATTAACACCCGAGACTGCAAGTGCCATGCGCTCGTTCATGGAGGATGTTCGTAAACCGCAGGATGGAGCGAGCGATCTGGGACGACTCACCCGGTTTCTAAGTCTTTTTGACCGGATAGCCCGTTCCCCTGCAACCAAAGGGTTGCAACCAGATTCGGCCACGCCCTGGCTTCAGAAAGGCAAGGAATACATGGACATTCATTTTGCAGGAGGCATCTCCGTAGAAGGTGTGTCTGCTCATGCGGGTGTGGATCGGACTCATTTTGCCAAACAATTCCGCAAAGCCTATGGTCTGTCCCCCGTGCAATACATTCAGCAATTAAAGATGAATCAGGCCAAACGTCTGCTCGTGCAGACGCAGCTAAGCTTAACCGAAGTGGCTCATTCCGTGGGTTATCCCGACTTGTTCTCTTTCTCCAAAGCGTTCAAAAAGCAAGTCGGTTTGCCACCCAATCGCTATCGTACAGCGGAGAGCACAAAAGAATAA
- a CDS encoding LLM class flavin-dependent oxidoreductase translates to MKFGWFLPTAGDGKYVGVAPEREPSLDYLIDVAQTAEKAGFEFVLIPTGGACLDAWVVGSAVMSHTKTLRPLVAIRPGLVTPVLAARMGAALDQLSGGRAMINVVTGSSVRDLEELGDPLAHAHDERYVRASEYMEVMKRSWTQSTGLNLTEFAGTGSNSGTDATSNPNPEFNGQYYNFKGPVGMPETVQNPHPPFYLGGSSPIAKKVAVEHADTFLMWGEPHDWIQEQIEEIEVIRQQVKEETGQDRQLRYGMRAQVLIRDTEEEAWAAAWEIISKVPPEAIEKAKAAFAETDATNQRRQNELRELSEKQQFVVGPNLWTGLSVVRSGGAILIVGTAEQVAERLMEYGDLGVTTFILSGYPHLEEAEIFGRTVMPIIREKWKTRQKQHSFTTN, encoded by the coding sequence ATGAAGTTTGGATGGTTTTTGCCTACAGCAGGGGATGGTAAGTATGTGGGAGTTGCCCCGGAGCGAGAGCCAAGTTTGGATTATCTGATCGATGTGGCACAGACGGCGGAGAAGGCAGGATTCGAATTCGTACTGATTCCTACAGGGGGAGCCTGTCTGGACGCATGGGTGGTTGGCTCAGCTGTGATGAGTCACACGAAGACACTGCGTCCCCTTGTTGCCATTCGCCCGGGTTTGGTTACACCGGTACTTGCTGCACGCATGGGAGCGGCCCTGGATCAGCTATCTGGTGGTCGTGCCATGATCAATGTGGTGACAGGCAGTTCTGTCCGCGATCTGGAGGAACTTGGCGATCCACTCGCACATGCACATGATGAACGGTATGTGCGGGCGAGCGAGTATATGGAAGTGATGAAGCGTTCATGGACGCAATCGACGGGACTGAATCTGACAGAGTTTGCTGGAACTGGGTCGAACTCTGGCACAGACGCAACCAGCAATCCCAATCCTGAATTTAACGGCCAGTATTACAACTTCAAAGGACCGGTAGGCATGCCGGAGACGGTACAAAATCCGCATCCACCGTTTTATCTGGGAGGCAGTTCACCAATTGCCAAGAAGGTGGCCGTTGAGCATGCGGATACGTTCCTCATGTGGGGCGAGCCTCATGACTGGATTCAGGAGCAGATCGAAGAGATTGAGGTCATTCGTCAGCAGGTGAAAGAGGAAACGGGACAAGATCGTCAGCTCCGTTACGGCATGCGTGCTCAAGTCCTCATTCGGGATACCGAAGAAGAAGCGTGGGCAGCTGCTTGGGAGATTATTAGCAAAGTACCACCAGAAGCGATTGAGAAAGCCAAAGCCGCTTTTGCCGAGACGGATGCAACCAACCAACGCAGACAGAATGAGCTACGGGAACTGTCCGAGAAGCAGCAGTTTGTCGTAGGTCCCAACCTGTGGACAGGCTTGTCCGTTGTGCGTTCCGGCGGTGCAATCCTGATTGTGGGTACAGCCGAACAGGTCGCAGAGCGCTTGATGGAATATGGAGATCTGGGTGTTACGACCTTCATTCTATCCGGTTATCCGCATCTGGAAGAGGCCGAAATCTTCGGCCGGACCGTGATGCCCATCATTCGTGAGAAATGGAAAACAAGACAGAAGCAGCATTCATTTACTACTAACTAA
- a CDS encoding DUF3139 domain-containing protein — protein sequence MLKTSLIILALVVIASFTWYGSYKSDMKKLEDDLRTYLTADKGIDGNTIISITARRSKMPMYPVVVKFKDNPQEHIYYRADEWIQLTPDPNE from the coding sequence TTGTTAAAGACCTCATTAATTATATTGGCACTAGTGGTCATCGCTTCTTTTACATGGTATGGCTCGTATAAGAGTGACATGAAGAAGCTGGAGGATGACTTGAGAACATATTTAACCGCCGACAAAGGAATAGATGGGAATACGATTATAAGCATCACCGCTCGTCGAAGCAAAATGCCGATGTATCCTGTTGTCGTCAAATTCAAGGACAATCCGCAGGAACATATCTACTATAGAGCCGATGAATGGATTCAGCTGACGCCTGATCCGAATGAATAA
- a CDS encoding nucleotide sugar dehydrogenase — protein sequence MENQQFHTLLNAIENKEAVLGVVGLGYVGLPLAVEMVNQGFTVIGIDLDASKVESIYQGDSYIHDISSDELKKVMQSGRFQPTTDYSMLRVIDALSICVPTPLSENQDPDTSYIETVVDQIKLHMKPGMLITLESTTYPGTTEELIQDELDKIGHEAGKDYFLCFSPERVDPSNGRFTTFNTPKVIGGTTEACLKLGTALYSKYVETVVPVSSPKVAEMSKLLENTFRSVNIAFVNEMAMMCDRMGIDIWEVIDAAATKPFGFMPFYPGPGIGGHCIPLDPMYLSWKAKGFRFYSKFIELAQSTNDNMPYYVLNKTSTILNEYAKSVRKSNILLLGMSYKPNIADLRESPGLEVYELFKESGANVSYYDPHADSFKDKHGETVHSEVFNLEQFKKYDCIVLITNHSDLPYFDIAEMGVPILDTRNAFRSYTHPHIYKIGHSVQHPVFEPSEALLV from the coding sequence ATGGAGAATCAACAATTCCACACATTACTGAATGCGATTGAAAATAAAGAAGCTGTACTCGGCGTTGTCGGGCTCGGTTACGTAGGACTTCCACTTGCTGTGGAAATGGTCAATCAGGGTTTCACGGTAATCGGAATTGATCTGGATGCGTCCAAAGTAGAAAGTATCTATCAAGGAGATTCCTATATTCACGATATTTCATCCGATGAGTTGAAAAAAGTGATGCAAAGCGGTCGTTTCCAGCCAACGACAGATTACAGCATGCTGCGCGTGATCGACGCACTCAGTATCTGCGTTCCGACACCGCTTAGTGAGAATCAGGACCCGGATACATCTTACATCGAGACCGTTGTGGATCAGATCAAACTGCATATGAAACCAGGCATGCTGATTACGCTAGAGAGCACCACGTATCCAGGTACCACCGAAGAACTGATTCAGGATGAGCTGGACAAAATTGGACATGAAGCAGGCAAAGACTACTTCCTGTGCTTCTCGCCTGAGCGTGTAGACCCGTCCAACGGACGTTTCACAACATTTAATACGCCGAAAGTGATCGGGGGCACAACTGAAGCCTGCCTGAAACTTGGAACAGCGTTATATAGCAAATATGTAGAAACGGTAGTGCCGGTATCCTCGCCAAAAGTTGCGGAGATGTCCAAACTGCTGGAGAACACATTCCGCAGCGTGAACATTGCCTTTGTGAATGAAATGGCGATGATGTGCGACCGCATGGGCATCGATATCTGGGAAGTGATTGATGCGGCGGCGACGAAACCATTTGGTTTCATGCCATTCTATCCAGGCCCAGGCATCGGTGGACACTGCATTCCGCTGGATCCGATGTACCTGTCATGGAAGGCCAAAGGCTTCCGTTTCTATAGCAAATTCATTGAGTTGGCGCAATCCACCAATGACAACATGCCATATTATGTATTGAACAAAACGTCAACGATTCTAAACGAATACGCCAAATCCGTACGCAAATCCAATATTCTGCTCCTTGGTATGTCGTACAAACCGAATATTGCCGACCTGCGTGAATCACCAGGACTGGAAGTATATGAACTGTTCAAGGAAAGCGGAGCTAACGTAAGCTACTATGACCCACATGCGGATTCCTTCAAGGACAAACATGGCGAGACCGTACACAGCGAAGTGTTCAATCTGGAGCAGTTTAAAAAGTACGATTGCATCGTGCTGATCACCAACCACAGCGATCTGCCTTACTTTGATATTGCCGAGATGGGTGTACCGATTCTGGATACACGTAATGCATTCCGTTCGTACACACATCCGCATATCTACAAAATTGGTCACTCGGTACAACATCCTGTGTTTGAACCAAGTGAAGCGTTGCTCGTCTGA
- a CDS encoding HEAT repeat domain-containing protein: protein MFPSLALAYLFLYICIGLVVVGVIVLFAMKMSHNGKRRKTAFYELKQRDYFTYLQTALTENRPLKLPPGKLAPLERRVIQDRLIEWIDQFKGEYRDKLIALCREAGFVEHDLKELGRLRYGRQIDAAYRLGGMRCPEAVPGLMELLKDEKPGPMAIMIGRSISRCTTRQGELKDMLAVLLTKGKSIHHLAADILLETSLDTSRILIELLEDRNPDFVKVGLVAMWGQAVPEVMPALDRLVGAEHQDVRAEAVKLYLSASPALRDETILKLIQDSDPEVRAEVVQALGSKHASGSIPLLRKALRDEDWRVRYNSAESLSKLGEPGFEALCQAAVHGTGAEREIAMQQIESTMQHTRTDDRAVEQMIAHNKKAAVRSLFWPCPREQNQQETHRCRCGRRGLHCLGIYY from the coding sequence ATGTTTCCAAGTTTGGCTCTGGCCTATCTGTTTTTGTACATCTGTATCGGACTGGTTGTTGTAGGCGTCATCGTATTGTTTGCCATGAAAATGTCCCACAATGGCAAACGACGCAAGACGGCGTTCTATGAATTGAAGCAGCGTGACTACTTCACCTACCTGCAAACAGCCTTGACCGAGAATCGTCCGCTCAAATTGCCACCAGGCAAGCTGGCTCCGCTGGAACGCAGAGTCATTCAGGACAGGCTGATCGAATGGATTGATCAGTTCAAGGGTGAATATCGTGACAAATTAATTGCACTGTGCCGTGAAGCAGGATTCGTAGAGCATGATCTGAAGGAACTGGGCCGTTTGCGTTACGGTCGCCAGATTGATGCGGCTTATCGCTTGGGTGGCATGCGTTGTCCTGAAGCCGTTCCGGGCTTGATGGAATTGTTGAAGGATGAGAAACCGGGCCCGATGGCGATTATGATTGGTCGTTCGATCTCCAGATGTACGACCCGACAAGGTGAATTGAAAGACATGCTGGCAGTACTGTTAACCAAAGGCAAGTCCATTCACCATCTGGCAGCAGACATTCTGCTTGAAACAAGTCTGGATACGAGCAGAATTCTAATTGAATTGCTGGAAGATCGGAATCCGGATTTTGTCAAAGTTGGACTGGTTGCCATGTGGGGACAGGCTGTACCTGAAGTGATGCCTGCACTCGACAGATTGGTAGGCGCAGAACATCAGGATGTACGTGCCGAAGCCGTGAAGCTGTATCTTAGCGCAAGTCCGGCACTTCGGGATGAGACGATTCTGAAGCTGATTCAGGATTCCGACCCGGAGGTTCGCGCCGAAGTGGTGCAAGCACTCGGATCGAAACATGCATCGGGCAGCATTCCATTGCTGCGCAAAGCACTGCGGGATGAAGACTGGAGAGTCCGCTATAACAGTGCCGAAAGTCTAAGCAAGCTCGGAGAACCGGGATTCGAAGCACTGTGTCAGGCGGCGGTACATGGAACAGGTGCTGAACGCGAGATTGCGATGCAGCAGATCGAGAGCACCATGCAGCACACAAGAACCGATGACAGAGCTGTAGAGCAGATGATTGCCCATAACAAAAAGGCTGCTGTACGATCGCTATTTTGGCCCTGTCCGAGAGAACAGAACCAGCAAGAAACGCACAGGTGTCGCTGCGGTAGGAGGGGATTACACTGCTTAGGGATCTACTATTAA